A genome region from Euphorbia lathyris chromosome 4, ddEupLath1.1, whole genome shotgun sequence includes the following:
- the LOC136227477 gene encoding uncharacterized protein, translating into MLVLYVLFLSVGTIIFLRSFLKPRNHFYIMSTSEHSDMSYYPGPEDFEITSPEGSELSSSEGSEISSSNEESQVVKCSCGLMARLRVSRTRKNPYRLFYNCPRSYSSQCEFFLWADEPALSGDRHVDELNLIRNECTRLHRRTDEIEQRHNEDRSEWERERSELISEVMSMQNELMEIKQRIRIANESDLMPPVDKFLSAEDEEDDAIVIYTI; encoded by the exons ATGCTCGTTCTCTATGTTTTATTCTTATCAGTTGGGACTATCATCTTCCTTCGATCTTTCCTCAAACCTAG GAATCATTTCTACATTATGAGTACATCTGAACATTCTGACATGAGTTACTACCCTGGACCTGAAGATTTTGAAATAACTAGCCCTGAAGGTTCCGAGTTGAGTTCATCCGAAGGCTCCGAGATCAGCAGCTCTAACGAAGAATCCCAAGTAGTGAAGTGCTCTTGCGGGCTTATGGCAAGATTACGAGTGTCTCGTACGAGAAAAAATCCTTATCGCCTATTCTATAACTGTCCCCGGAGCTACAGTTCG CAATGTGAATTCTTCCTTTGGGCTGATGAGCCAGCTCTAAGTGGCGATAGACATGTCGACGAACTAAATCTGATACGAAACGAGTGTACTCGACTACACAGAAGAACGGACGAAATCGAGCAGCGACATAATGAGGATAGAAGCGAATGGGAAAGGGAAAGAAGTGAGCTAATATCAGAGGTAATGAGTATGCAAAATGAGCTTATGGAGATTAAACAAAGGATTAGAATAGCAAATGAATCAGATCTTATGCCGCCTGTTGATAAGTTTTTAAGtgcagaagatgaagaagatgatgcaaTAGTTATATACACTATATAG